The following proteins come from a genomic window of Cronobacter sakazakii:
- the silP gene encoding Ag(+)-translocating P-type ATPase SilP, with amino-acid sequence MLQICIRRVTVKNDNAVEHNNQTASEQTSSPDESHALHKVRDPVCGMVILPDKAHSSIRYQDHQLYFCSASCESKFKAHPDHYFTEDASEHHHHHDHHEVSPDKIKQSHRQAEKEISEGVWTCPMHPEIRRSSPGSCPVCGMALEPLVATASTGTSDELRDMTRRFWLGLLLAFPVLILEMGSHLFPALRNTVPPQYNTWLQLLLASPVVLWCGWPFFARAGMSLRNRSLNMFTLVAMGTGVAWVYSVIATVFPSWFPASFRNMDGLVAIYFEAAAVITVLVLLGQVLELRAREQTSGAITALLNLAPKTARRLDQDGHETDINAEDVLPGDKLRIRPGESIPVDGIVVEGKTTVDESMVTGESMPVTKTEGDPVIGGTINQTGSLIIRAEKVGDETMLSRIVQMVADAQRSRAPIQRMADSVSGWFVPLVILIAVVAFMIWSVWGPEPRMAHGLIAAVSVLIIACPCALGLATPMSIMVGVGKGAQAGVLIKNAEALERLEKVDTLVVDKTGTLTEGSPTVTGIISLNPGGETSLLRVTAAVEKGSQHPLGMAVVKAAQEKGIAIPAVTHFNAPSGKGVSGDVEGQRVVIGNELAMQENSIVIDNQKAVADTLRMEGATVIYVATDGHLAGLIAISDPVKATTPDALKALRQAGIRIVMLTGDNQLTAEAVARKLGIDEVEAGILPDGKKAVITRLKASGHVVAMAGDGVNDAPALAAADVGIAMGTGTDVAIESAGVTLLKGDLMILNRARHLSEITMKNIRQNLFFAFIYNALGVPVAAGLLYPVYGILLSPVIAAAAMALSSVSVIVNALRLKSVRLGK; translated from the coding sequence ATGCTTCAGATATGCATAAGGAGAGTTACTGTGAAAAATGACAATGCAGTGGAACATAACAACCAGACTGCTTCTGAGCAGACATCATCCCCGGACGAGAGTCACGCATTGCATAAGGTGAGAGATCCCGTGTGCGGGATGGTCATCCTGCCTGACAAGGCGCACAGCAGCATTCGATACCAGGACCATCAGCTTTATTTCTGCTCCGCCAGCTGTGAGAGCAAATTTAAAGCCCATCCCGATCATTATTTTACCGAAGATGCCAGTGAACATCACCATCACCACGACCACCATGAAGTCAGCCCTGATAAGATAAAACAGTCTCACCGCCAGGCGGAGAAAGAGATTTCTGAAGGTGTGTGGACATGTCCGATGCATCCGGAGATACGCCGTAGTAGTCCCGGAAGCTGTCCTGTCTGTGGAATGGCACTGGAGCCGCTCGTAGCTACGGCATCCACGGGGACGAGTGATGAACTTCGCGACATGACAAGACGCTTCTGGCTGGGGTTGTTGCTGGCGTTTCCGGTTCTGATACTCGAAATGGGTTCTCATCTGTTTCCCGCTTTGAGGAATACAGTACCGCCACAGTACAACACATGGCTGCAGTTACTTCTGGCCTCTCCTGTCGTTTTGTGGTGTGGCTGGCCATTCTTCGCCCGGGCCGGAATGTCGTTACGTAACCGCTCCCTGAATATGTTTACCCTTGTTGCAATGGGGACCGGCGTAGCCTGGGTTTACAGCGTCATTGCAACCGTCTTCCCCTCCTGGTTTCCTGCATCGTTCAGAAACATGGATGGCCTGGTGGCCATTTATTTTGAAGCCGCAGCTGTTATTACGGTGCTTGTTCTGCTGGGACAGGTCCTTGAATTGCGGGCAAGGGAACAAACCTCAGGTGCCATTACTGCGCTTCTTAACCTTGCCCCCAAAACCGCCAGGCGGCTGGATCAAGACGGTCATGAAACGGATATTAATGCGGAAGATGTCCTGCCTGGCGATAAGCTCCGCATCAGACCTGGAGAGAGTATTCCGGTCGACGGTATCGTGGTCGAAGGCAAAACAACCGTTGATGAATCGATGGTGACCGGGGAATCTATGCCTGTTACCAAAACGGAGGGTGACCCTGTCATCGGGGGGACCATTAATCAGACAGGTAGTCTTATCATCCGTGCAGAGAAAGTCGGTGATGAAACGATGCTCTCACGAATTGTTCAGATGGTCGCTGATGCACAGCGTTCGCGGGCCCCCATCCAGAGAATGGCTGACAGCGTTTCAGGCTGGTTTGTTCCTCTGGTGATACTTATCGCGGTTGTTGCTTTCATGATCTGGTCTGTCTGGGGGCCCGAGCCCAGGATGGCGCACGGTCTCATTGCGGCTGTGTCGGTCCTGATTATTGCCTGTCCCTGCGCGCTGGGGCTGGCCACGCCGATGTCGATAATGGTGGGGGTGGGCAAAGGAGCCCAGGCCGGGGTGTTAATCAAGAATGCCGAAGCCCTTGAGCGTCTTGAAAAAGTGGACACGCTGGTTGTCGACAAAACAGGCACGCTCACGGAAGGTTCGCCGACGGTGACAGGGATTATCAGTCTCAATCCGGGTGGGGAAACATCTCTTTTGCGTGTAACGGCCGCAGTGGAAAAAGGCTCGCAGCATCCGCTGGGTATGGCAGTAGTTAAAGCAGCACAGGAAAAGGGGATCGCAATACCCGCAGTCACTCATTTCAATGCGCCGTCGGGTAAAGGTGTCTCAGGCGATGTCGAAGGTCAACGGGTTGTTATTGGTAATGAACTGGCTATGCAGGAAAACAGTATCGTTATTGATAATCAAAAGGCCGTTGCGGATACGTTGCGGATGGAAGGCGCTACCGTTATCTATGTGGCCACAGACGGGCACCTTGCAGGCCTGATAGCTATCTCGGATCCCGTGAAAGCAACCACGCCGGATGCGCTTAAAGCTTTGCGTCAGGCGGGGATCCGCATCGTTATGCTCACCGGGGATAACCAGCTTACCGCTGAAGCAGTCGCACGGAAACTGGGAATAGATGAGGTTGAAGCCGGGATTCTGCCGGATGGCAAAAAAGCAGTGATAACCCGACTGAAAGCGTCTGGCCATGTGGTTGCGATGGCCGGAGACGGTGTGAATGATGCCCCGGCGCTGGCAGCGGCTGACGTGGGTATAGCCATGGGAACGGGTACAGATGTGGCAATTGAAAGTGCCGGAGTCACCCTTCTCAAAGGCGACTTGATGATACTGAACAGGGCCCGTCATCTGTCAGAAATCACCATGAAAAATATCCGACAGAATCTGTTTTTTGCATTTATCTACAACGCACTTGGCGTGCCTGTGGCTGCAGGTCTGCTTTATCCTGTGTATGGAATACTGCTGTCGCCAGTTATTGCGGCGGCGGCCATGGCTCTTTCCTCCGTCAGCGTCATTGTGAATGCGTTGCGTCTGAAAAGTGTCAGGCTCGGGAAATAA
- a CDS encoding DUF2933 domain-containing protein, producing MKSTTYALIAVAAIAAFALLREHWSHVAGYWPYLLLLVCPLMHLFHGHGGHGDHQHQGSENDKKN from the coding sequence ATGAAAAGTACCACCTATGCGCTTATTGCTGTCGCCGCGATCGCGGCATTTGCCCTCCTGCGCGAACACTGGTCACATGTGGCAGGTTACTGGCCATATCTGTTATTGCTGGTCTGCCCGCTAATGCATCTTTTCCACGGCCACGGAGGGCATGGAGATCATCAACATCAAGGAAGTGAAAACGATAAAAAAAATTAA